A genomic window from Candidatus Kouleothrix ribensis includes:
- the cas7d gene encoding type I-D CRISPR-associated protein Cas7/Csc2 produces MSIIDRYADRLLDAYSAYPRGRFVTLLLLRHIESEAIFRTEGSGEPLNKEFVFAGERSGDDELIQRVVISKRKQTAVERRMGRELLREHNLLRPNSKGTACSLNTNNPCEKCIDCMVYGYAAGGGGAQRSRVITDDAFSLHPAATITGTRQFNALFDNSTMRNPDTNEPSTSIGTDEYIKPQSLFLDMETLKDVTRDELHYILGNVLRASRYGAISSRIGKVRNHLIGIAFSNCELFSNLEWVQSTYDRLRGSQREPDFPVHVASVSQHARVAAETLRNRIIGRVEWLQSDELGDLVEELGRLYADSAQLTALLNRLATSYPRQ; encoded by the coding sequence ATGAGCATCATCGACCGCTACGCCGACCGCCTGCTCGATGCCTACAGCGCTTATCCACGCGGGCGCTTTGTGACGCTGCTGCTGCTGCGCCATATCGAGTCGGAAGCGATTTTCCGCACCGAGGGCAGCGGCGAGCCGCTGAACAAGGAGTTTGTGTTTGCTGGCGAGCGCTCCGGCGACGACGAGCTGATCCAGCGCGTGGTGATCAGCAAGCGCAAGCAGACAGCAGTCGAGCGGCGGATGGGCCGCGAGCTGCTGCGCGAGCATAATCTGCTGCGCCCAAACAGTAAGGGGACGGCCTGCTCGCTGAATACCAACAACCCGTGCGAGAAGTGTATCGACTGTATGGTGTATGGCTATGCGGCCGGCGGTGGCGGCGCGCAACGCTCGCGGGTGATAACTGACGATGCATTTAGTTTGCATCCAGCCGCAACGATCACCGGCACGCGCCAATTCAATGCCCTGTTCGATAATAGCACGATGCGTAACCCCGACACGAACGAGCCATCAACCAGCATCGGCACCGATGAATATATCAAGCCGCAGTCGTTGTTTCTCGATATGGAGACGCTCAAGGATGTGACGCGCGACGAGCTGCACTATATTCTGGGCAATGTGCTGCGCGCCTCGCGCTATGGCGCGATCTCGTCGCGTATTGGCAAGGTGCGCAATCACCTGATCGGTATTGCATTCAGCAATTGCGAGCTGTTCTCGAACCTAGAGTGGGTACAGAGCACCTATGATCGCCTGCGCGGCAGCCAACGAGAGCCGGATTTCCCTGTGCATGTGGCCAGCGTTAGCCAGCATGCACGTGTGGCAGCCGAAACGCTACGTAACCGCATTATCGGTCGGGTTGAGTGGCTCCAAAGCGATGAGCTGGGCGATTTGGTCGAGGAGCTTGGCCGGCTGTACGCCGATAGCGCTCAACTTACTGCGCTGCTCAATCGCCTGGCCACGAGCTACCCGCGCCAGTAG
- the cas10d gene encoding type I-D CRISPR-associated protein Cas10d/Csc3, giving the protein MTDDFDAEDEQLSPEQLREIQLLLGIPTNEDAIITRYIEYVADDGLLPYKATIHYSETAGGKAGESLYSHILNGIFVLDALRHALALSDEETQVLFTAFTIHDINKMVEGQAKYKQIATRETVSTKIVEIKLDCFFPGYDAYLDDIIEMIKQHSAHLSESLATLDLRRSYKLGDRLKQLVFLMRAADGIDLSHSLDEPRHKANFLFQLNSTSDTQYDFFTHRVAEQRGSFTNIIHNAAIEELRERFGLAPLLLYPEGAAYLCPRGKQPAIDDAVIVAIAERVATTLNQMTGQGFREFIRPINMGITVDRKCLDLNLPFATIFDAICTIVQKRLIKADKLQRLGDDSIKRTHKLLEKRPAASTDHERQVTEGILALLAAGPVPQTQAGMRNGELIRSYYIFLIEHFAHAISAPWERIYTLLDIPADRRAVYNGFDARMDRAYALAVELTLSEQELIIRIKRDGAGLLADRQGADPRLPILVEYLRHVLTFSAQRRAAADFAAALPGYVRQQHKQCVQCNLSLPTQKWSSGNVRSDIKVQLFSNRLGGGPGEPVKRVCGICETQFLVEKLNYREIRNEQTIYLHLFPYSFHTAPFLNGMRTTIRRINRGDMLAGALRLNDVDRQMRAAAARTAVNLKATTRTKENKAQPYGMYLPRYSETLGSMMTFPINPPSDENDTQKFLFVLQHALLLQRHFGCKVLVSTSATPSLDKESFGDVYFDLTPLSARGLIRQNDYHEYQLNTRNPGSLRHLWSQIGWLLNVRAHVATRKNDAMAGLVMAMAEHPMQVFYAAEKLAEGKVREDKAGDAGWMLRSIADDVRALAMSIGGSEMDELDQQLQRLAEIAWKGGLRGQSLEKNSIMAPLDEVLRKLSVQSVELTPALLQSAAAIDLYEHVKRIRESSGQKFSPSRLQAASEEFVRVFFEDVFAGIYHGKVARLLSHEKILRSAFHLYIRRQIPRKVAPAADTEPIQSVDADRVPSDDLLFDDVGGE; this is encoded by the coding sequence TTGACCGACGATTTCGACGCCGAAGATGAACAGCTCTCGCCCGAACAGCTCCGTGAGATCCAGCTCCTGCTGGGTATCCCCACGAATGAAGATGCCATCATCACACGCTATATTGAATACGTTGCTGATGATGGCCTGCTGCCCTACAAAGCCACAATTCACTACAGCGAAACTGCTGGCGGGAAAGCCGGCGAGTCGCTTTATAGCCACATCCTGAATGGAATCTTCGTACTGGATGCCCTACGCCATGCGCTTGCGCTTAGTGACGAAGAGACACAGGTGCTGTTCACCGCCTTCACCATTCACGACATCAACAAGATGGTTGAGGGCCAGGCAAAGTACAAGCAGATTGCAACGCGGGAAACTGTGAGTACGAAGATCGTTGAGATTAAGCTCGACTGCTTCTTTCCTGGCTATGATGCATACCTCGATGACATCATCGAGATGATCAAGCAACATTCTGCCCATCTTTCCGAAAGCCTTGCGACACTCGATCTGCGCCGCAGCTACAAGCTTGGCGATCGGCTCAAACAGCTGGTGTTTCTGATGCGGGCCGCCGATGGGATCGACCTTTCGCATAGCCTTGATGAGCCGCGCCACAAAGCGAATTTCCTGTTTCAACTCAATAGCACCAGCGATACCCAGTATGATTTCTTTACACACCGGGTTGCTGAACAGCGCGGCAGCTTTACGAATATTATTCACAATGCGGCGATCGAAGAGCTGCGCGAGCGTTTTGGCCTGGCGCCACTGTTACTCTACCCAGAAGGGGCTGCCTATCTTTGCCCGCGTGGCAAGCAGCCCGCGATTGACGATGCTGTGATTGTGGCAATTGCCGAACGGGTTGCGACCACACTCAACCAGATGACCGGCCAGGGGTTCCGCGAGTTTATCCGCCCGATCAACATGGGTATCACAGTTGATCGAAAATGCCTCGACCTGAATTTGCCGTTTGCAACTATATTCGACGCAATCTGCACGATCGTACAAAAGCGCCTGATTAAAGCCGACAAGCTTCAACGCCTCGGCGATGACTCGATCAAGCGCACCCACAAGCTGCTGGAAAAGCGGCCGGCAGCCAGCACCGATCACGAGCGGCAGGTAACTGAGGGCATCCTTGCGCTGCTGGCTGCCGGCCCTGTGCCCCAAACCCAGGCAGGCATGCGCAATGGTGAATTGATTCGCAGCTACTACATCTTCTTGATCGAACATTTCGCACACGCCATCTCTGCCCCCTGGGAGCGCATCTATACCTTGCTCGACATCCCAGCCGATCGGCGTGCTGTGTACAATGGCTTCGATGCGCGTATGGATCGCGCGTATGCCCTTGCAGTTGAACTTACCTTGAGCGAGCAAGAGCTGATCATCCGGATCAAGCGTGATGGCGCGGGTTTGCTTGCCGATCGACAAGGCGCAGACCCACGCTTACCCATCCTGGTTGAGTATCTTCGTCATGTGCTCACGTTCAGCGCTCAGCGACGGGCTGCGGCCGATTTCGCGGCAGCGCTGCCAGGCTATGTACGCCAACAACATAAGCAGTGCGTTCAGTGCAACCTGTCGTTGCCAACCCAAAAATGGAGCTCAGGCAATGTTCGCTCAGACATCAAGGTGCAACTCTTCTCCAACCGGCTTGGCGGCGGGCCAGGTGAGCCGGTCAAACGCGTGTGTGGTATCTGCGAGACCCAGTTCCTGGTGGAGAAGTTGAACTATCGCGAGATCCGTAACGAGCAGACGATATATCTCCATCTGTTTCCTTACTCGTTTCACACTGCGCCGTTTCTCAATGGTATGCGCACTACGATCAGGCGCATTAACCGTGGCGACATGCTGGCGGGTGCGTTGCGGCTGAACGATGTTGATCGGCAGATGCGTGCGGCAGCAGCTAGAACCGCTGTCAATCTCAAGGCCACTACACGCACCAAGGAAAATAAGGCTCAACCCTATGGCATGTATCTCCCGCGTTATAGCGAAACGCTGGGCAGCATGATGACTTTCCCGATTAATCCGCCTTCCGATGAAAATGATACCCAGAAATTTCTGTTTGTGCTGCAACACGCCCTGCTGCTCCAACGCCACTTCGGTTGCAAAGTGCTGGTCAGCACCTCGGCCACGCCGTCGCTTGATAAAGAATCGTTCGGCGATGTGTACTTCGACCTGACGCCGCTCAGCGCACGGGGGTTAATCCGCCAAAACGATTACCACGAGTATCAATTAAACACCCGTAACCCAGGGTCGCTCCGGCACCTATGGAGTCAGATCGGCTGGCTGCTGAATGTACGCGCCCACGTCGCCACGCGCAAGAACGATGCCATGGCCGGCTTGGTGATGGCGATGGCCGAGCATCCAATGCAGGTGTTTTATGCAGCGGAAAAGCTGGCCGAAGGTAAGGTGCGCGAAGATAAGGCTGGTGACGCAGGCTGGATGCTCCGCAGTATTGCCGATGATGTTCGTGCGCTTGCAATGAGTATTGGAGGATCTGAGATGGATGAATTGGATCAACAGCTCCAACGGTTGGCGGAAATCGCCTGGAAGGGCGGCTTGCGCGGGCAGTCGCTCGAGAAAAACTCGATCATGGCGCCGCTCGATGAAGTGCTACGCAAGTTGAGCGTGCAGAGCGTCGAACTGACCCCAGCGCTGCTTCAATCGGCCGCAGCGATCGATCTGTACGAGCATGTTAAACGCATTCGTGAAAGTAGCGGTCAAAAATTTTCGCCGTCGCGCCTGCAGGCCGCCAGCGAAGAGTTTGTACGTGTGTTCTTCGAGGATGTGTTTGCCGGCATCTACCATGGCAAAGTTGCGCGCCTGCTGAGCCACGAGAAGATCCTGCGCTCGGCATTTCACCTGTATATCCGCCGCCAGATCCCACGTAAAGTGGCACCTGCTGCTGATACTGAGCCAATCCAATCTGTAGATGCTGATCGTGTGCCATCGGACGATCTATTGTTCGATGATGTAGGCGGCGAATGA
- the cas3 gene encoding type I-D CRISPR-associated helicase Cas3', protein MTTITLLAHEEKLAPADALPEYRHTTPLLYHQVRTYDALKATPLVMNTYPTGTGKTLAALLRLLHPDQRNRNTLLIAPTNALIDQHAAEAREFIAHHGLKMQVFAANAAALGALDPSLRPGERLQRFLENPLTFAEQLSLPYDAEKQPFVVVTNPDIFYYGLYFQYRRTDQRNVFQAFIGNFHYVVIDEFHYYDNKQFANFLFFFALWKQWSYFTHGRSICLLSATPRANVHMYLDRLFDATTQICISPDNEPPESAGYKTIPTLSELRLTIVADQIESWVAANRQQIAEWQAAQLDSVIISSSLGRINDINALLQQLDPVRITGPEPQSERQRVRPLILATPTVDIGYNFGRPGKCRQSIDRLVCDARFGDELTQRIGRAGRVLGRVETTTPSEAVVIVNDEAADELHAYDTQRLSRSAWAAIVARLQHLPPKHQLDGYIRSHAIMEAFYPIMQISGLLEAEEAALEELYQMIRDVFAPATKQRAISLKRFFSAYDKRRRWLNQSPETKRWLIDEWNGKALAQHFADYVSWRESGKGKEMRYKGAMFRQQLPALLLNQPQQKRALVAFIESQVALTRAIFNFREAYQGPTAAVYDPQHRLSSETVNSYDLLHLAAHYQLYCFPNQVEFKQVTGTQALAEFCVEIQGFRDPKLTLGFDYETAYSPEEFKQRYCRSVVALRGLKLTAKERCPDGMPTQLDQRIRSAIETEWVPCLIVAQESWWPLLSILKGSPFYARQLLVDYTTDGTSEEYKLVTGTAAFHILPELKRHYAMLDKKLSDEPIFV, encoded by the coding sequence ATGACGACTATCACATTGCTGGCCCATGAAGAAAAGCTTGCACCTGCCGACGCGTTGCCCGAGTATCGGCACACAACACCATTGCTCTACCACCAGGTACGCACCTACGACGCGCTCAAAGCCACACCGCTGGTAATGAACACCTACCCCACCGGCACCGGCAAAACGCTTGCGGCGCTTTTGCGGTTGCTCCATCCCGATCAACGCAATCGCAACACCTTGCTGATCGCGCCAACCAATGCGCTGATCGATCAACATGCTGCAGAGGCACGCGAGTTTATTGCCCATCATGGCCTGAAGATGCAGGTCTTCGCAGCGAATGCGGCAGCGCTTGGGGCGCTCGATCCATCATTGCGCCCCGGCGAGCGGCTACAACGCTTTCTAGAAAATCCCCTGACCTTTGCTGAGCAATTGAGCCTGCCGTACGACGCGGAGAAGCAGCCGTTTGTCGTCGTAACCAATCCCGACATCTTTTACTATGGCCTCTATTTTCAATATCGCCGTACCGACCAGCGCAATGTATTTCAAGCATTCATTGGCAACTTCCATTATGTCGTGATTGATGAGTTTCATTATTACGATAACAAACAGTTTGCCAATTTTCTGTTTTTCTTTGCGCTATGGAAGCAGTGGAGCTATTTTACACATGGGCGCTCGATCTGCTTGCTCTCAGCAACACCACGGGCGAATGTGCATATGTATCTCGACCGCCTTTTCGATGCGACGACGCAAATATGTATCAGCCCAGACAATGAGCCGCCCGAGAGCGCAGGCTACAAAACCATCCCAACGCTTAGCGAACTGCGGCTCACAATTGTTGCCGATCAGATCGAGAGCTGGGTCGCAGCGAATCGCCAGCAGATAGCGGAATGGCAAGCCGCCCAGCTCGATAGTGTAATCATCAGTAGTAGCCTTGGCCGTATCAACGACATCAATGCACTGCTACAGCAGCTCGATCCTGTACGTATTACTGGCCCCGAACCACAATCAGAGCGGCAACGCGTACGCCCGCTGATTCTGGCGACGCCGACGGTGGATATCGGCTACAATTTTGGCCGCCCCGGCAAGTGCCGCCAAAGCATTGACCGTCTAGTGTGCGATGCGCGCTTCGGCGATGAGCTGACCCAGCGGATCGGGCGAGCTGGCCGTGTGCTTGGGCGTGTTGAGACAACTACTCCGAGCGAAGCCGTGGTAATCGTCAACGACGAAGCTGCCGACGAATTACACGCATACGATACGCAGCGCCTCTCGCGTAGCGCTTGGGCCGCCATCGTTGCCCGGCTCCAACATCTGCCGCCCAAGCACCAGCTCGATGGCTATATTCGCAGCCACGCGATTATGGAAGCGTTCTATCCGATTATGCAGATCAGTGGATTATTAGAAGCTGAAGAAGCCGCATTAGAAGAACTGTATCAAATGATCCGCGATGTGTTTGCACCGGCCACCAAGCAGCGCGCTATCTCGCTCAAGCGGTTTTTCAGCGCCTATGATAAACGTCGCCGCTGGCTCAATCAGTCGCCTGAAACAAAACGTTGGTTGATCGACGAGTGGAATGGCAAGGCCTTGGCGCAACATTTCGCCGACTATGTTTCCTGGCGCGAATCGGGCAAGGGTAAAGAAATGCGGTATAAAGGGGCGATGTTTCGACAACAGCTGCCGGCACTACTCCTGAATCAACCGCAACAAAAACGCGCTTTGGTTGCATTCATTGAATCGCAAGTCGCCCTAACCAGGGCGATCTTCAACTTCCGTGAGGCATACCAGGGGCCGACAGCAGCGGTATATGATCCACAACACCGGCTATCGAGCGAAACAGTCAATAGCTATGATTTACTGCATTTGGCGGCGCATTACCAGCTGTATTGCTTTCCTAATCAGGTTGAGTTTAAGCAGGTGACTGGTACACAAGCATTGGCGGAGTTTTGCGTCGAGATACAAGGTTTTCGCGACCCAAAGCTCACGCTTGGCTTCGACTATGAAACTGCATATTCGCCCGAGGAGTTCAAGCAGCGATATTGCCGCAGTGTTGTGGCGTTACGTGGCTTGAAGCTCACTGCCAAAGAGCGCTGCCCTGATGGCATGCCAACCCAGCTCGATCAGCGTATTCGCTCGGCTATTGAAACCGAGTGGGTTCCTTGCCTGATTGTCGCCCAGGAAAGCTGGTGGCCATTGCTCAGTATTTTGAAAGGATCACCCTTTTATGCCCGCCAGTTGTTAGTTGACTATACTACCGATGGAACCTCAGAAGAGTACAAGCTTGTGACTGGCACAGCCGCATTTCATATTCTTCCAGAGCTTAAACGCCATTATGCAATGCTAGATAAAAAGCTATCAGATGAACCAATATTTGTTTGA
- a CDS encoding MFS transporter has protein sequence MSVEAYPAQAAAPAAEEPGPAPALPSAVVRRNYYLGVVNGVLFALGEAMLSANLVLGLLIRQLGGSLALVGLLPALQSGGYLLPQMLMSGRIQGMAAKLPLYRRAALARVVAYLVLLAAIFGANHFSPPVSLWLIILSFSVFNFGGGTSTLAFQDVVAKVIPLRRRGSFFGTRQLLGGLLSFLIVGPLVRWLLNDDGPLGFPNNYGMLGLLGLVGIGGGLLAFALIVEPVQAQAGVRLRVIDGLRRAPAILRENADYRWFVISRMLTRVGQVAEPFYIIYATESLGLPASVAGAYLAVRAITGALSNLLWGRVSDSGGNRRLVLLSGGLLVLPPALALAGPALSFALGLGSGGLLLALGLVFLASGAANDGSNLAASTYLLEIVPEAERPTYMGLANTLLGLSMFVPVLGGWLIDPIGYRGVFVLGLVFTLLGLLASRRLAPPGDSAGA, from the coding sequence ATGTCTGTTGAAGCATACCCCGCCCAGGCTGCCGCACCGGCCGCCGAAGAGCCTGGCCCAGCGCCCGCGCTGCCCTCGGCAGTTGTGCGGCGCAACTACTACCTGGGCGTCGTGAACGGCGTGCTATTTGCGCTGGGCGAGGCCATGCTCAGCGCGAACCTGGTGCTGGGGCTGTTGATCCGCCAGCTCGGCGGCTCGCTGGCGCTGGTCGGGCTGCTGCCGGCGCTGCAGAGCGGCGGCTACCTGCTGCCGCAGATGCTGATGAGCGGGCGCATCCAGGGCATGGCCGCGAAGCTGCCGCTGTACCGGCGCGCGGCGCTGGCGCGGGTGGTGGCCTACCTGGTGCTGCTGGCCGCGATCTTCGGCGCGAACCACTTCTCGCCGCCGGTCAGCCTGTGGCTGATCATTCTCAGCTTCAGCGTGTTCAACTTCGGCGGCGGCACTTCGACGCTGGCGTTCCAGGATGTGGTGGCCAAGGTGATCCCGCTGCGGCGACGCGGCAGCTTCTTCGGCACGCGCCAGCTGCTCGGCGGGCTGCTGTCGTTTCTGATCGTCGGGCCGCTGGTGCGCTGGCTGCTGAACGACGATGGCCCGCTGGGCTTCCCGAACAACTATGGCATGCTGGGGCTGCTGGGGCTGGTCGGCATTGGCGGCGGGCTACTGGCGTTTGCGCTGATCGTCGAGCCGGTGCAGGCCCAGGCGGGCGTGCGCCTGCGTGTGATCGACGGGCTACGGCGCGCGCCGGCGATCTTGCGCGAGAACGCCGACTACCGCTGGTTTGTGATCTCGCGCATGCTCACGCGCGTTGGCCAGGTCGCCGAGCCGTTCTATATCATCTATGCCACCGAGTCGCTCGGGCTGCCGGCCAGCGTGGCCGGCGCCTACCTGGCGGTGCGCGCGATCACCGGGGCGCTCTCGAACCTGCTGTGGGGCCGCGTGAGCGACTCAGGCGGCAACCGGCGGCTGGTGCTGCTCAGCGGCGGGCTGCTGGTGCTGCCGCCGGCGCTGGCCCTGGCCGGCCCGGCGCTGTCGTTCGCGCTGGGGCTGGGCAGCGGCGGGCTGCTGCTGGCGCTGGGGCTGGTGTTTCTCGCCAGCGGCGCGGCCAACGACGGCAGCAACCTGGCCGCCAGCACCTACCTGCTCGAGATCGTGCCCGAGGCCGAGCGGCCTACGTATATGGGGCTGGCGAATACGCTGCTGGGGCTGTCGATGTTCGTGCCGGTGCTGGGCGGCTGGCTGATCGACCCGATCGGCTATCGCGGGGTGTTCGTGCTGGGGCTAGTGTTTACGCTGCTGGGCCTGTTGGCCTCGCGCCGGCTCGCGCCGCCGGGCGATAGCGCTGGCGCCTAG
- a CDS encoding ABC transporter permease, whose translation MNKPPTTPRAPIALRLAVAGVLAFLYLPFLIIILYAFSTEDSTFTFPPPGLTTSWFGQAWSGPSGPAIRAALGLSLRVAAISTAVALVLGTLAALAVYRSRFFGREAISFLLLLPIALPGIVTGIALRSAISLGGLQFSFWTIVLGHATFCVVTVYNNVLARFRRTSSSQLEASMDLGATSFQTFRYVLLPNIATALLAGGMLAFALSFDEVIVTTFTAGQHETLPIWILSQLVRPRNRPVTNVVAVFVIATTFIPILLAHRLTRDTAEVAGGGK comes from the coding sequence ATGAACAAACCCCCCACAACCCCGCGCGCGCCAATCGCCCTTCGGCTGGCTGTTGCCGGCGTGCTGGCGTTCCTCTACCTGCCGTTCCTGATCATCATCCTATACGCGTTCAGCACCGAAGACAGTACCTTCACCTTTCCGCCGCCGGGGCTGACGACCAGCTGGTTTGGCCAGGCCTGGAGTGGCCCATCCGGCCCCGCAATCCGCGCGGCGCTCGGCCTCTCGCTGCGCGTAGCCGCGATCTCGACGGCCGTAGCGCTGGTGCTGGGCACGCTCGCCGCGTTGGCGGTGTACCGCAGCCGCTTCTTCGGCCGCGAGGCGATCTCGTTCCTGCTGCTGCTGCCGATCGCGCTGCCCGGCATCGTCACCGGCATCGCGCTGCGCTCGGCGATCAGCCTGGGGGGGCTGCAGTTCAGCTTCTGGACGATCGTGCTCGGCCATGCGACCTTCTGCGTGGTGACGGTGTACAACAATGTGCTGGCACGCTTCCGCCGCACCAGCAGCTCGCAGCTCGAGGCCTCGATGGACCTGGGCGCGACGAGCTTTCAGACGTTTCGCTACGTGCTGCTGCCGAATATTGCCACCGCGCTGCTGGCCGGCGGCATGCTTGCGTTCGCGCTTTCGTTCGATGAGGTGATCGTCACAACGTTCACCGCCGGCCAGCACGAGACGCTGCCGATCTGGATCTTGAGCCAGCTGGTGCGCCCGCGCAACCGCCCGGTCACGAACGTCGTCGCCGTGTTCGTGATCGCCACGACGTTCATCCCGATCCTGCTGGCCCACCGGCTCACGCGCGACACTGCCGAGGTGGCCGGCGGCGGCAAGTAG
- a CDS encoding four helix bundle protein, translating to MSKKIIRHQDLEVYQKAFQGAMELFDRSKAFPKEETYSLTDQMRRSSRSVCANLAEAWRKRRYEKAFISKLSDAESEAAETQVWVEFAVGCGYMQREVGIRLYRGYDEIVRMLVSMIMHPELWVIAQDRKRIEEQPEEYGDPF from the coding sequence ATGAGTAAGAAGATAATCCGGCACCAAGATCTCGAGGTGTATCAAAAGGCATTTCAGGGGGCAATGGAGCTATTTGATCGATCAAAGGCATTTCCAAAAGAAGAAACATATTCCTTGACCGACCAAATGCGCCGGTCTTCGCGCTCGGTCTGTGCAAATCTGGCCGAAGCATGGCGCAAACGCAGGTACGAGAAGGCTTTTATCAGCAAGCTTTCGGATGCCGAAAGCGAAGCTGCTGAAACGCAGGTGTGGGTAGAATTCGCCGTTGGCTGCGGCTATATGCAGCGCGAGGTTGGCATAAGGCTGTATCGTGGGTACGATGAGATCGTGCGGATGCTTGTGAGCATGATCATGCATCCTGAGCTATGGGTTATTGCCCAAGACAGGAAGCGAATAGAAGAACAACCTGAAGAGTATGGAGATCCTTTCTAA
- the cas5d gene encoding type I-D CRISPR-associated protein Cas5/Csc1 → MPHIYRCTLHLLEQTFFSTREISDLYQTEAFIGHLALCYALGLAPSRYYNDGKTLHYHEDLAALNTRGIYVTPATIQGAARFTLGQFNAQPDSYWSAMGNNALVVVPQGMWAEKDGNTWYVTDGTTRRKYGVENRPQFGRIRALAVDNRAEFFVISETELVLPGYIRLGKWMSKARLTIAPARIAGEQNDATVPFLLAPADLAATTQLLAYDLLNVAPAPLVRNSRIIGDCYILDQKTALPKGMRFNLEGFR, encoded by the coding sequence ATGCCGCATATCTATCGCTGCACACTGCACCTGCTAGAGCAAACCTTCTTCAGCACACGGGAAATCAGCGATCTCTACCAGACCGAAGCATTTATCGGCCATCTGGCACTGTGCTATGCTCTTGGTTTGGCGCCTAGCCGATATTACAACGACGGCAAAACTCTGCACTACCACGAAGATCTGGCAGCGCTGAATACGCGTGGTATCTATGTCACGCCGGCGACGATCCAGGGCGCCGCACGCTTCACGCTCGGCCAGTTCAATGCTCAGCCCGATAGCTATTGGTCGGCGATGGGCAATAATGCATTGGTGGTAGTGCCGCAGGGTATGTGGGCCGAGAAAGATGGCAACACCTGGTACGTCACCGATGGCACAACCCGGCGCAAATATGGTGTCGAGAATCGGCCGCAGTTCGGGCGTATCCGCGCATTAGCCGTAGATAACCGTGCCGAGTTCTTTGTGATCAGCGAAACCGAGCTGGTACTGCCAGGCTACATTCGGCTTGGCAAATGGATGAGCAAAGCGCGCCTGACGATCGCACCGGCGCGTATCGCGGGCGAACAGAACGATGCGACTGTCCCCTTTCTGCTTGCCCCGGCCGATTTGGCAGCGACCACGCAGCTGCTTGCCTACGATCTGCTCAATGTCGCCCCGGCCCCGCTGGTTCGGAACAGCCGAATCATTGGCGATTGTTATATCCTGGATCAGAAGACCGCACTGCCGAAAGGCATGCGCTTCAACCTAGAGGGCTTTCGATGA
- a CDS encoding WYL domain-containing protein produces the protein MIRDELDVYAVVRRLLELRDQLHDGPKDFAAIAAHAPGDYTDDKNGKRQFRRDLKNLAALGYSIKRHLRPLRWSIDAGTHLLSDEDIHALVHIREAFTHNHPLGSHIARLLSRLTRDLSAEQRRLWQQQPVLRAQLNPAIDYSDCTACIQFLEAAITQRRQITFLYHARGRDVPLRHERLDPYEIEYTDRHFYLLAFSYRYGSILPFRIDRIVQDKQQDSPLILPGRQQLRRKQKPIVFTYRLPASFADGGVSERFTILSTRLDARYVTVEASDTSEFRIVRTLLGYGEHARLLDGPPTLLERMREAVALMWENYVD, from the coding sequence ATGATACGAGATGAGCTTGATGTTTATGCGGTGGTTCGGCGCCTGCTCGAATTACGCGATCAGTTGCACGATGGCCCAAAGGACTTCGCGGCGATTGCCGCGCATGCGCCAGGCGATTATACCGACGACAAGAACGGCAAACGCCAATTCCGGCGCGACTTAAAGAATCTTGCGGCGCTTGGCTACTCTATCAAGCGCCATCTTCGGCCATTGCGCTGGTCGATCGATGCTGGTACGCATCTCCTTTCAGATGAAGATATCCACGCACTGGTTCATATCCGCGAGGCATTTACGCATAATCACCCGCTTGGGTCGCATATAGCACGCCTACTCTCAAGGTTGACGCGCGATCTCTCGGCTGAGCAACGTCGCCTTTGGCAGCAGCAACCCGTGCTGCGTGCGCAGCTCAATCCAGCGATCGACTACAGCGATTGCACTGCATGCATCCAGTTTCTGGAAGCGGCAATCACGCAACGCCGGCAGATCACCTTTTTGTACCATGCACGTGGGCGTGATGTGCCATTGCGTCACGAGCGGCTCGACCCATACGAAATTGAGTATACCGATCGCCACTTTTACTTACTTGCTTTCAGCTATCGTTATGGCTCGATCTTGCCGTTTCGAATCGATCGGATTGTGCAAGACAAGCAGCAAGATTCGCCGTTGATACTCCCTGGCCGGCAGCAGCTACGCCGCAAGCAGAAACCAATCGTGTTCACTTATCGTTTGCCTGCCTCGTTCGCGGATGGCGGCGTGAGCGAACGCTTTACAATTCTTTCGACCAGGCTGGATGCGCGATATGTCACAGTTGAAGCAAGCGATACCAGCGAGTTTCGGATCGTGCGCACGCTGCTTGGCTACGGTGAGCATGCCCGCTTGCTCGATGGCCCACCGACACTGCTGGAACGAATGCGCGAGGCCGTAGCGTTGATGTGGGAAAACTATGTTGACTAA